A stretch of DNA from Octopus bimaculoides isolate UCB-OBI-ISO-001 chromosome 23, ASM119413v2, whole genome shotgun sequence:
AACTAAATTGAAGCCAACCAGGACACGTggtaacagtaatagtagtaagtagtagtagttataataataataataataatggtaaaataacAGAGAGGGTGGAACAAGTAGACAAGTTATAAAAAGTGTGGGCTGTGAGGGAGTGAcctagaaaaaggaaaaatcatagaacaaaaatacaaaattataataataataataataataataataataataatgtacatagaCATGGGTCAACTCCATTATGTCCAGCAAGGAAACAATacgaaatagaataataaaaaataaatagaggAGAAAACAGATAGATGGACATGAGGACAATTGATTAAGTCacggtacacatacatacacacatatatatacacagtcacagcACGCACGTGggtgtggtgagagagaaaaaaaaaagagagacagacagatatacaggtTGTTGGCCAAAAAAAGTTTTAGTAGTTtagttttgtttctctctccttctccacacattaattaattaataattataattattgttgttgttgttgttaatgatgttgttgtaAATCATTCGTACAAATCTACGACCAGTCTCCATCACAACTAAAATCTTTCAACATCTCCAATATGTAtcgtactttttttcttttttttgggcAAATTTTAACTGTTACATTTTTTttggttatattttcatttatagttAATTGCAGCAGCAGGAggagatattttttttctctttctagtttttccaattttttttttataatactttgtttccaattaaaaaaaaaataataataatggtaaaataaatataaaactatcaCCATCAGCATTATGATAATGATCAAAATATTTCTGGAGTTTATGAGATGGGACAATCTACCCCAGGATGGGGGTGGTAGTTCATacagattcacatatatatatatagatagatatatatatatatatatatatatatatataacataccacatgtatatataacattattacaactataatatatatgcagagagagagggagagagtatcaAGTAGTGTTACCTGCTCTCTCCACCACCCGCATCTGTGAAAAGGGGTGAATATTTCCCAacagaataaacataaaaaataaattttttttttaaaaaaggagacatttttaaggtaaaaaaaaattattagaggACAGGACAACAGACTCCACCAACCGAAGAGGCACCTTAAAGTGGAGGGGGGGAGTGAGATATtctctacagacacacatacacacacttggtTGGTACTGGCAATTGTAGTAgtgtagtagtatagtagtagtaataataataataataataatcatataataataataattaaaaataacagtaatagtagtagtaattgtagtggaAGATGGTCAATTGTTGTTATCCATCATTTTATATAGAAACGAAGATagtggtgtacgtgtgtgtgcgtgatggaGACGGTTGAAATAGATTGGCAGATGGAGAAGAGAGACTTGGAGACATGTAGGAGGTTAGCAGATAAagacatcataataataataataatcattgataatgacaataataataataataatcatcacaaTCAGAaatcagcaaataataataattaaaaaaaaaaagaaaagaaaaatcatttaaacATGACAGAAAAAGGATAAGTCTGGTGATGGGAGAGGTGAAAAGGATTTTtcgtgtttcatttttttttgctataCTTCACTGTGGTTtggtgttttttttcattttctctttttcatcttcttgatgttgttgatgttttgttCTCTTCAGTCTTTCTTGACGACCCCAGCATTGGTGGCAGCAGCTTCCTTAGCCTGGTGTGCCTGCAACACGGCCAGGGCTTCCTCAACTTTGGCCTGCAACGACTCGTGAGAGTCGATCATGTGTAACAACTCAGAGTTGTCAATCTCCAACAACATACCGGTGATCTTGCCAGCCATGTCAGGGTACATACCGTGAATCAACGGGAAGAGGGTTTCACCAAGCATCTGTTTCTGTTCTTGTGGTGGAGCTGCTGCCAACATACCGGAGGTGAGAGGTTCTTGTCCGTGGACGACTACCGGTTGCTGGGCAGTGGGCTGACCTAGCATCGATTGCATCGTACTCATGGGGCCGAGAGGTCTCATCGGGCCGAATTTAAAGTTGGCTCTGGAATTCTGTGACTGCATGTTAGTTTGTCTTCCGGTAACGGAGGGAGGGACAGCCATTCTCTGTCCTGTTTGTCCAGTGATGGGCCGAGAACCAAGGTTGCTGCGAACTGTAGACTGAGCCCCCGTTGGACGGGTTTGTCTCATCTGCTGTGTAGCCAAAGACTGGTACGCAGCGGCCTGCTGGGCCGGGGCTGGCCTAATAGCTGTTTGCCAGCGAGGACCCGGGGCCCTCAACTGCGTTATCGGAGAGGGATAGTATCTTTGTTGAGGCATGGTTGGTACGAAGTAACTGGTTGGATTGCTGGCCTGGAAGATGGTGTTGATCGAACTAAGCGGGTTTCTAATAGTTTGTATTCTCTGAATATATTGTGAGGCGAGTTGGGCCTTACGCTCTTCCTTCTGTTGAGCCAAAGCAACGTACAGCGGTTTGAACACTAAGATGCGGCCGTTCATCTCGGTCACTGCCTTCGTAGCCTCCTCAGGGGATGAGAAGCAAACGAAACCGAATCCTCTAGATCGTCCATTTTCGGTCATAACTCTAGCACTGGTGATAGTTCCAAACTGAGAGAATTCCTTACGTAAACGCTCATCATCAATGGCGTCGTCTAAATTCTTCACATAAAGATTCACTCCTTGGTAACGGTTAATACGctccattttaattttttcaaacttCTCCTTCAATTCAGCTTGTCGTTCAGCTTTTTTCTGTGCTCGGCCGGCATAAAGTATGCGCCCGTTCATATCCATGCCATTGATTTCATTTACAGCAGCTTCAGCCGCCTCAGCCTCTTCAAAGCTCACAAACCCGAACCCCTTGGATTTTCCTGTCTCGTCTTTCATCACTTTAGCGCTGGCTATTTTGCCGAACTTCTCAAATACTTGGCGTAGTTTATCGTCATCCAGGTCATCATTGAAATTCTTCACATAGACATTAGTAAACTTTTTGTATTTATCTCCAAGCTGTTGCATTCGTTCCCTTCGAGGAATGAACTTTCCGACGTATACTTTTTTCCCGTTCAGTAACATACCGTTGACTTTTTCAATAGCACAACGAGCAGCTTCTCCAGTTTCAAAATGTACAAATCCATACCCTTTAGATCCGCTTTCATCAGAAACGATTTTACAAGACAGAATATTACCAAATGCTGAGAATGTGTCGTACAATGCCTTGTTGTCAATGCTTTTGTCGAGGTTTTTGATGAAGACATTACCCAGGCCTGATTTACGAAGGGAAGGGTCACGTTGAGACCACATGATGCGGATGGGTCTCCCTTTGATGGCGTCGAAGTTCATTGTGTCTAAAGCTCTTTCAGCATCAGCTGGCTGTTGGAAATTCACGTAGGCATAACCGAGAGAACGGCGAGCAATCATGTCCCGACAAACGCGAATAGAGGTGACGGGTCCGGCAGAAGAGAATTTCTCGAAGAGAAGAGCCTCTGTCACGTCCGGGTGCAAGTCGCCTACATACAACGACGCCATCGGGTAGTTTGGTGCTGTAGGATTCATCTGTGAAAGTTTTTGGTCAGAGTTCTTGAATAGAGTTGGTTAAGTTtgagtttttttgggggggaaatatttttttttgttctcctcTGCTGGCAATACAATGGCCTCCTAGGTGGGAGAGGTCGTCCTGCTTTCCAAGTGAAATAGCAATGGTGGAAAACTAAATGGCGGAAGGAAACGGTGATTTCGCAAACCTCTCACCTACCTAAAATAAGCCTACCCGCTTATAGCCCCACAGTTCAAATTTTGCGAGTATTTTTTCTCCAATACAATCCAAATCAAATGAATTCCgtcaatatattacattttaaaaacgTTCTTGAtactttaaaacataaaaatagtatGGTTtgcttgcatttatgtatattttagcattttataaCTTGAATAATGTCAGTGGTTATCATCCAGTTAAAGCAAGTTATAATTCAATTTTTAGTATTATAaacagtaaaatagaaataataaaaaaatagcaaCGCTTAATTCGcataaatatagattttatatcGTTAAATGCAGATTAAACAAGCGGAAGAATTTTATAAGCGCTTAATTTTTTGCATCACCGCTAGCACGTGATTTGCTATTGTAATCAGTTAACGCCATGTAGTATAAAACGAAATCTCAATAAAATAACGATGACACAAACatctttcattaaaaattttaatttaaataataaacaaaccttATGACGCCTTCATTTCACAGTTTAGTCTTAAATATTTCAAGTCAAatttcagatgaattaggtacttgaGTGTGAAGCGGAATGATatagtccacacacacacacctgccgaCCGCAGCACTCGCGTGAAAGTGGCGTATGAATTATACGAAACGCAATAAACAACGGATTTCATCAGCAGACATtttctctcccttactctctctcttatacGCTCCCTTTCTCTTTTGTACTTTCCCTCTGTCTTACTCGCacactttcttcttcctttaccttctctctctatctatgtgtatttctgttgtataatcactctctctctcactcaatcacatacactttctctctctctctccctaactcaCAGTATTTCTTACGCATACACccgcgcacacagatacacacatatacgctctaGCATCATACTCACACtatctcatttacacacacacacacatacacatatatgctctttaacacatacatattcccTTTAGCAATACATTCACACGctctgttttacacacacacacatgtctttcTATGTCTCATTCAAACATCTTAACGTTTATGGAGGGACAACTTCCAGCTTCCGAATTAAAATAAGATTTCTTTATGAAATTCCTACAGGAAAAAACcgttatctctcactctctgtttcctTATATTAGTCACTCTGCCTTTTAATTAACCATTTACTCATCTCgtcatgttatttatttttttaaaaacaattaaataaataattaattaaaacgaataggttctttattaaccacaatataagagaattaaaacattaaattgtTGGTATTCTGTAGCAACTGGAATTCGAAAAATTGTCTGTAGTTGCTACAAACACGGCagaatggtgataataataataatgttagctTAACGTTCTGAAATAAACCTTTGGAACCGGTTTATGACCAAAGAACAGCTCtttgagaatatattttaaaatgtataaaattatattagattTATATGATAATGTTTTAAGGACAAATTAAGACCGTTAGTAGTTTAAATGGTACAAGTTTTCAAGCCATAtgctgctatttatatatatttgaattaaatacTTTTACGTTAAAATCCGTTAAATATAAATgggtgttgttgttttatttaaagcattttttaaaaaaataatgataattgataatgacaataattaaaCAGTAAATGGTATTTCGTGGGAGATAGGGAAAGGAATTacgattatttttaatatttcaaaaatattcaatttgtcTTTCCGTTATTCACGaataaaatacgtatatatatctaaatataatttatatacacgcTCTTAAGATACAAACttacatgtatattgatatatatacatattagatacaaacttgcatgtatgtatgtataattgcctctatataatttatatacatgctaTTAGATACaaactcacatgtatgtataattttatatatatatatatatatatatatatatatatatatatgcatgtgtgtattaatttGGTGTATTTTGTATGCGTGCATCGGATTTTTGGTGGATtccaaaagtaaaaatattccCATTTTTTTTCCACGTtgctttttcaaaaataaaaaaaacgaaaaaacaataacggtaaatattaaaatacgacataatacttattatattattaaaagagTTTCGTTTTCGTCTTTTATAACATAATTTCTTCGAACagatgaacgaaatattaataaCCATTTTTACAGTGGTTCATAGATCTAAATttataatggaaaaaaatatatatatctacatttatatcaaTAGTAGAAATAGCGTTTTGTATTTAtagagaatatatttatctatatttacagtagaaaatatatatatatatatatttctatctatatttatagtaAGATGGTTATTAAAAGAAGGTATCGCCACTTGGCGCTCTCTTCGTGTTGCCTGTCTTTCAGAAGAAACCACAGACTGCCTACTATATTTACCGCGCTTGTCAACAAGGAATAATGTGTCATTCTACACAAGCAGCTGACGGTTTGATGTAGTTAAAAATGACAAATTCTCTTCCATCCAAAGTCTCAAATCATCTGTCAACCCAAccgctttttaaaaaaaaaatgtgaacccACAGTCAACGACTAAAGATTCGGTGACAATTGCTCCAGCTGGTTAATAGTAGCAGTCAGACACCCATATACATCTGGCTGCTGCTGTCTTTAAATTGGGTGATCAaataaacgagagagagagaacaagagagggaaAAATGCCCTTGTTATATAATCGCTCgacttgtaaaaagaaaaaaaaaagctccttaaATTTCTCTCAAGATGCAAACCTATTGAGGGCAAGCCAAATAGGGATTgcctatgctagaaatagcagtcacttGTACtgctctcaaatcacacactccGCTGTCTTATATAACATCAGGACGCCTTAGATAGTGTAAATCTGGTGacaaattcttttacatttaacCAGGTCaaccacattttttttaaatttgaaccCACAAACAACTCAAAGATTCTGTGCCAGTTGCTCCACCTGGCCAATGGTAGCAGTCAGACACCCATTCACATCTGGCTGCTGCTCTCTTTAAATTGGGTGAACTCAAAccagaaaagacagacagactgaaagaaacaGAGGAAAAAGACCCTCCTTGCATAACTGCTCGAcatgtttcaaataaataaatgaaaacagctTAAATTTCCCTCAAGAAGGAAACTTTTTGAGGGCGAGGCCAAAAGAAGTCTCTGTGTAGTTGCTTAACCTGTTAAAAATACTTGTCATATGCGATGCTCTCAAAGTCTTAAATAATGTCAGGCCAACTCAGATAACATAATCCTGAGGATAAATCTTCTTCAACATCTAATCATGTCaactgctttttaaaaaaatgcaaaccTGTAAACAACAGCTAattataggagagtattgtagttcgcttgaagcattgtgtattgtttgtaaagaacaaaaagtttagaatggtacaacaatgcactataaaacaaaaaatggactatatacctgttgtaatttggttatctatcgtccgatgatatttcggaattacaattccttcttcagatcttcttagctgaaGTAAACAACTAATTACTCTGTGACAGTTGCTCCAGCTGGCCAATGGTAATAATCAGGTACCCATTTACATCAGGTTGCTACCTCAGGAGTCCAGGaacattcctttctactataggtaccaaggcctgaaattttagggaagggggttagttgattacatcaac
This window harbors:
- the LOC106873860 gene encoding polyadenylate-binding protein 4-like, encoding MNPTAPNYPMASLYVGDLHPDVTEALLFEKFSSAGPVTSIRVCRDMIARRSLGYAYVNFQQPADAERALDTMNFDAIKGRPIRIMWSQRDPSLRKSGLGNVFIKNLDKSIDNKALYDTFSAFGNILSCKIVSDESGSKGYGFVHFETGEAARCAIEKVNGMLLNGKKVYVGKFIPRRERMQQLGDKYKKFTNVYVKNFNDDLDDDKLRQVFEKFGKIASAKVMKDETGKSKGFGFVSFEEAEAAEAAVNEINGMDMNGRILYAGRAQKKAERQAELKEKFEKIKMERINRYQGVNLYVKNLDDAIDDERLRKEFSQFGTITSARVMTENGRSRGFGFVCFSSPEEATKAVTEMNGRILVFKPLYVALAQQKEERKAQLASQYIQRIQTIRNPLSSINTIFQASNPTSYFVPTMPQQRYYPSPITQLRAPGPRWQTAIRPAPAQQAAAYQSLATQQMRQTRPTGAQSTVRSNLGSRPITGQTGQRMAVPPSVTGRQTNMQSQNSRANFKFGPMRPLGPMSTMQSMLGQPTAQQPVVVHGQEPLTSGMLAAAPPQEQKQMLGETLFPLIHGMYPDMAGKITGMLLEIDNSELLHMIDSHESLQAKVEEALAVLQAHQAKEAAATNAGVVKKD